Proteins co-encoded in one Opitutus terrae PB90-1 genomic window:
- a CDS encoding alpha-L-fucosidase produces MKTFRLLAAIWLLPACGFAQTAPAPYQPSFESLERANPAPEWFKDAKFGIYFHWGVYSVPAFGNEWYPRTMYLDGTAEHRHHVERYGDPREWPYHNFIVGARDKEGRFVQFAPKLKSAGGHFDPAEWAQLFADAGAKFAGPVAEHHDGFSMWASKVNPWNAKDQGPKLDLVGLFTEAIRARGLRTVLSMHHAYNITGFYEGVPPQQDPKLQILYGQQGKERNEALWLAKHKEIIDGYRPDIIWQDFNLHKISPSVLLEFLAYYYNQAAGWKKEVVATYKDGLNPRCAVLDYERGGPADTVEKYWLTDDAISSSSWSYTEGISYYSTKQILHGFIDRISKNGNLLLNVSPRADGTIPQEQKNLLLTMGGWLKKYGEAVYATRAWDLYGEGPTKMGAAHGVMGPPREGTAQDVRYTRAKDNSTLYAILLGWPDGQSEFVLRALSSERIDGRRLKSVALINGRAGAYLPLEHTQDAQGLRVRLPARPFDELAYVLKLDFAGGIPAFDNFAAFEGAEFYHLVPGSDSGDLVLGADLTLTTARKAPANQWKVEHLGKGVHRLLNREDPRTALAWDGTRRIFVRVAVTGADTQLWKIARAPGGLVTLANVSDPTARLSLSAAPAAGIGAALAPAADPLLARWQLREVCDTPQQAFKPHALPGVVEAEDFDVGCPGDAYRDRDEINEGGQYRPDQGVDLGECSAGGYTLGWTHAGEWTAYTVTVDASASYGVSFHVATGNPGAKFHLESDGVDLTGTIDVPNTKGFQNWTNVKHTIHLDAGQHVLKVVIDGDYVNLDKMDFEKSE; encoded by the coding sequence ATGAAAACATTCCGCCTGCTCGCCGCCATCTGGTTGTTGCCCGCCTGCGGATTCGCCCAAACCGCTCCCGCGCCCTACCAACCGAGCTTCGAATCGCTGGAGCGCGCCAACCCCGCACCCGAGTGGTTCAAGGACGCCAAATTCGGCATCTACTTCCACTGGGGCGTCTACTCCGTCCCCGCCTTCGGCAACGAGTGGTATCCGCGCACGATGTATCTCGACGGCACCGCCGAGCACCGGCACCACGTCGAACGCTACGGTGATCCGCGCGAGTGGCCCTACCACAACTTCATCGTCGGCGCGCGCGACAAGGAGGGTCGGTTCGTGCAGTTCGCGCCCAAGCTGAAATCCGCGGGCGGCCACTTCGATCCCGCGGAGTGGGCGCAGCTGTTTGCCGATGCCGGCGCGAAATTCGCCGGCCCGGTGGCAGAGCACCACGACGGGTTCTCGATGTGGGCCAGCAAGGTGAATCCGTGGAACGCAAAGGATCAGGGCCCGAAGCTCGACCTCGTCGGGCTGTTCACGGAGGCGATTCGCGCGCGCGGGCTGAGAACCGTCCTGTCCATGCACCACGCCTACAACATCACGGGCTTTTACGAAGGCGTGCCGCCGCAGCAGGATCCAAAATTACAGATCCTCTACGGCCAGCAAGGCAAGGAGCGGAACGAGGCGCTGTGGCTGGCGAAGCACAAGGAAATCATCGACGGCTACCGACCGGACATCATCTGGCAGGACTTCAACCTCCACAAGATCTCGCCGTCCGTCCTGCTCGAGTTCCTCGCCTACTACTACAACCAGGCCGCCGGATGGAAGAAGGAGGTCGTCGCCACCTACAAGGATGGTCTGAATCCGCGCTGCGCCGTGCTCGACTACGAACGCGGCGGCCCGGCCGACACCGTGGAGAAGTATTGGCTGACCGACGACGCCATCAGTTCTTCGAGTTGGTCCTACACGGAGGGCATCAGCTACTATTCCACGAAGCAGATCCTGCACGGATTCATCGATCGCATCAGCAAGAACGGCAATCTCCTGCTCAACGTCTCACCTCGCGCCGACGGCACGATCCCGCAGGAGCAGAAAAACCTGCTGCTCACCATGGGGGGCTGGTTGAAAAAATATGGCGAGGCGGTCTACGCCACGCGCGCGTGGGACCTCTACGGCGAGGGCCCCACCAAGATGGGCGCCGCGCACGGCGTGATGGGCCCGCCAAGGGAAGGCACTGCGCAGGATGTCCGCTACACTCGGGCGAAGGACAACTCCACGCTCTACGCGATTCTGCTCGGCTGGCCGGACGGCCAGTCGGAGTTCGTCCTGCGCGCATTGTCTTCGGAACGCATCGACGGTCGCCGGCTGAAGTCGGTCGCCCTCATCAACGGTCGCGCCGGCGCCTACCTGCCGCTGGAGCACACACAGGACGCGCAGGGCTTGCGCGTCCGCCTGCCGGCCCGGCCGTTCGACGAACTGGCCTACGTGCTCAAGCTCGATTTCGCCGGCGGCATTCCGGCCTTCGACAACTTTGCCGCGTTCGAAGGCGCGGAGTTTTATCACCTCGTGCCTGGCTCCGACTCCGGCGATCTGGTCCTCGGCGCCGACCTCACACTCACCACCGCGCGAAAGGCGCCCGCGAACCAGTGGAAAGTCGAGCATCTCGGCAAAGGGGTGCACCGGCTCCTCAACCGCGAAGATCCGCGCACGGCTCTCGCTTGGGATGGCACGCGTCGGATCTTCGTGCGCGTGGCTGTCACCGGCGCGGACACTCAGCTTTGGAAAATCGCCCGTGCGCCCGGCGGGCTGGTCACGCTCGCCAACGTGTCGGATCCCACCGCCCGGCTCTCCCTCTCGGCCGCTCCGGCCGCTGGCATCGGTGCCGCGCTCGCGCCTGCCGCTGATCCGCTGCTCGCGCGCTGGCAGCTCCGCGAGGTCTGCGACACGCCCCAGCAAGCGTTCAAGCCCCATGCCCTCCCCGGCGTGGTCGAAGCCGAGGACTTCGACGTCGGCTGCCCTGGCGACGCCTATCGCGACCGCGATGAGATCAATGAAGGCGGACAGTATCGGCCGGACCAAGGCGTCGACCTCGGCGAATGCAGCGCCGGCGGCTACACCCTTGGCTGGACCCACGCCGGCGAATGGACCGCGTATACCGTGACCGTTGACGCCTCCGCTTCCTACGGCGTTTCGTTTCACGTCGCCACCGGCAATCCCGGAGCAAAATTCCATCTCGAGTCCGACGGGGTCGACCTGACCGGCACCATCGACGTGCCCAACACCAAGGGGTTTCAGAATTGGACTAATGTTAAGCACACCATCCACCTCGACGCGGGCCAGCACGTGCTGAAGGTCGTCATCGATGGCGACTACGTGAACCTGGACAAAATGGACTTCGAGAAATCCGAATGA
- a CDS encoding glycoside hydrolase family 3 C-terminal domain-containing protein, whose protein sequence is MKSTSITSCLARASRLFAALLLSASATFAADETCPTCAGQVAVSGDFTHRKDPPFPRIEGAGANADAYLEDVHGRQFTVTISNLPAGRYTIEIGAAEMTAGAAGERIFTVRAGDQVLAQEFDLFAAAGGARKVAKIRGTIEKSDDALRGPLQLVFTASKGDAKFNTVTITDRAGGEAVAFAANELADAFGAAALVPPTVAEPAIWRDSSKPLRVRADDLIRRMSLAEKVSQLKNAAPGIPRLGLPAYDYWNEAAHGIANNGIATVFPQAIGAAAAWNPALLHQEGTVIGIEGRAKFNDYANRHNGDSKWWTGLTYWAPNINLFRDPRWGRGQETYGEDPFLTAEIGIEFVKGVQGDDPRYMLAMACAKHYAVHSGPERTRHSFNAEIPERDLFDTYLPHFERVVREGKVAGVMSAYNAVNGVPASANSFLLTELLRKRWGFEGYVPSDCDAIRDIYGEKQHHYVKTAEEAAALAVKAGCNLCCGGDYNALVRAVQQGLVTEKDLDGALYHTLWTRFRLGLFDPAEQVPFSGYTLKDNDLPAHSQVALELARQAIVLLKNDGTLPLDRTKLKQIAVIGPNAASKSMLEGNYHGSASRSISILDDIRNLVGSEIKITHAMGSPVTTKPGTAPWSGQDNTTDRPVAELKAEALKLAAEADAIIYVGGITPAQEGESFDRESIELPSEQEDLIRALHATGKPVVMVNCSGSAMALTWQDENLPAIVQAWYPGQEGGRAVAEVLFGETNPSGHLPITFYRSTADLPDFSDYSMKNRTYRYFTGRPLYAFGHGLSYSTFEYANLRVAPAANGALTVTLDLTNSGKRDGDDVVQLYATPPASSQPQELRALCGFRRTHVKAGETRTVTVTVPAVALRRWDIAKKDYAIPSGDWTIAAGASSADLRQKATIKL, encoded by the coding sequence ATGAAATCGACCTCGATCACCTCGTGCCTCGCCCGAGCGAGCCGGCTGTTCGCCGCACTGCTGCTCTCCGCGTCGGCGACCTTTGCCGCCGACGAGACTTGCCCCACCTGCGCCGGCCAGGTCGCCGTGAGCGGCGACTTCACGCATCGCAAGGATCCACCCTTCCCTCGGATTGAAGGTGCGGGAGCCAACGCTGACGCCTACCTCGAGGATGTCCACGGCCGGCAGTTCACCGTTACGATTTCCAATCTGCCCGCCGGCCGCTACACGATCGAGATCGGCGCCGCCGAGATGACCGCCGGTGCCGCAGGTGAGCGGATCTTCACCGTTCGCGCCGGCGACCAGGTGCTCGCGCAGGAGTTCGATCTCTTCGCCGCCGCCGGCGGCGCGCGCAAGGTCGCCAAGATTCGCGGCACGATCGAGAAATCCGACGACGCGCTACGCGGTCCGTTGCAGCTCGTCTTCACGGCCAGCAAGGGCGACGCGAAGTTCAACACGGTGACGATCACCGATCGCGCCGGCGGTGAGGCGGTGGCGTTCGCCGCCAACGAACTCGCCGATGCCTTCGGCGCGGCCGCGCTGGTTCCACCCACGGTCGCCGAGCCGGCGATCTGGCGCGATTCGTCGAAGCCGCTGCGCGTCCGCGCCGATGACCTGATCCGGCGGATGTCGCTCGCCGAAAAGGTCTCGCAGCTGAAAAACGCGGCCCCCGGCATCCCGCGGCTCGGCCTGCCCGCTTACGACTACTGGAACGAGGCGGCACACGGTATTGCGAACAACGGCATCGCCACGGTTTTCCCCCAGGCGATCGGCGCCGCTGCGGCGTGGAATCCGGCGCTCCTCCACCAGGAGGGCACCGTCATCGGCATCGAGGGCCGCGCGAAGTTCAACGACTACGCCAACCGCCACAACGGCGATTCGAAATGGTGGACCGGCCTCACCTACTGGGCGCCGAACATCAACCTGTTTCGCGATCCGCGCTGGGGCCGCGGCCAGGAGACCTACGGCGAAGATCCGTTCCTCACCGCCGAGATCGGCATCGAGTTCGTCAAGGGCGTCCAAGGTGACGATCCCCGCTACATGCTCGCGATGGCCTGCGCGAAGCACTACGCGGTGCACAGCGGGCCTGAGCGCACCCGGCATTCCTTCAACGCCGAGATTCCCGAGCGCGATCTGTTCGACACGTATCTGCCGCATTTCGAGCGCGTCGTCCGCGAGGGCAAAGTCGCCGGCGTGATGAGCGCCTACAACGCCGTCAACGGCGTGCCCGCCAGCGCGAACTCGTTCCTCCTGACCGAGCTGCTGCGCAAGCGCTGGGGCTTCGAGGGCTACGTCCCATCGGACTGCGACGCGATTCGCGACATCTACGGCGAAAAGCAGCACCATTACGTGAAGACCGCCGAGGAGGCCGCCGCACTCGCGGTGAAGGCCGGCTGCAATCTCTGCTGCGGCGGCGACTACAACGCGCTCGTTCGCGCCGTGCAGCAAGGCCTCGTCACCGAGAAAGACCTCGATGGGGCGCTCTATCACACGTTGTGGACGCGTTTCCGGCTCGGGCTCTTCGACCCTGCCGAACAGGTTCCGTTCTCGGGCTACACGCTCAAGGACAACGATCTTCCGGCGCACAGCCAGGTTGCCCTGGAGCTCGCGCGGCAAGCGATTGTGCTGCTCAAAAACGACGGCACGCTTCCGCTGGATCGCACCAAGCTGAAACAGATCGCCGTCATCGGTCCCAACGCCGCGTCGAAGTCGATGCTCGAGGGCAACTATCACGGCTCCGCCTCGCGATCGATCTCGATCCTGGACGACATCCGGAACCTCGTGGGCTCGGAAATCAAGATCACCCACGCCATGGGCAGCCCGGTGACGACCAAGCCCGGCACCGCCCCGTGGAGCGGCCAGGACAACACCACCGATCGCCCCGTCGCCGAGCTCAAAGCCGAAGCGCTCAAACTCGCCGCCGAGGCCGACGCGATCATCTACGTGGGCGGAATCACGCCGGCGCAGGAGGGCGAGAGCTTCGACCGCGAGTCGATTGAGTTGCCATCGGAGCAGGAAGATCTCATCCGCGCGCTCCACGCCACGGGCAAGCCGGTCGTGATGGTCAACTGCAGCGGCTCGGCCATGGCGCTGACCTGGCAGGACGAAAATCTCCCCGCGATTGTCCAAGCGTGGTATCCCGGACAGGAAGGCGGCCGCGCCGTCGCCGAGGTGCTGTTCGGCGAAACCAATCCCTCGGGCCACCTGCCCATCACGTTCTATCGCTCCACGGCGGATCTGCCGGATTTCAGCGACTACTCGATGAAGAATCGGACCTACCGCTATTTCACCGGCAGGCCGCTCTACGCGTTTGGCCACGGGCTCAGCTACTCGACCTTCGAGTATGCGAACCTCCGCGTCGCGCCGGCGGCCAACGGCGCGCTCACGGTCACGCTCGACCTCACCAACTCAGGCAAGCGGGATGGTGACGACGTCGTGCAGCTCTACGCCACCCCGCCCGCTTCGTCACAGCCGCAGGAACTCCGCGCGCTCTGCGGTTTCCGTCGCACGCACGTGAAAGCCGGCGAGACGCGGACGGTGACCGTCACCGTGCCGGCGGTCGCGCTGCGTCGCTGGGACATCGCGAAGAAGGACTACGCGATTCCGTCCGGAGACTGGACCATCGCTGCAGGCGCCTCCTCCGCCGACCTGCGCCAGAAGGCCACCATCAAGCTCTGA
- a CDS encoding putative Ig domain-containing protein — protein sequence MKASSLNKSFFVAALACAGFFLAAVEPLAATTPQILTPPAPATPRINGASVFGVRPGAPFLYAIPATGQRPMTFAVDGLPDGLTLDSATGRITGALAKAGEHLVTLRAKNALGEAERKFRIVVGDRIALTPPMGWSSWNCWGDAVSQELVLSSARAMAEKGLRNHGWTYINIDDGWQGKRGGEFNGLQPNKKFPDMKALGDEIHALGLKFGVYSSPWRGTYAGYPGGSSDNADGTYEWVESGNVNEFFKLNKDPNAADAKPNWVNWTFGAHSFATSDARQWAQWGVDYLKYDWFPNDVPHVQEMTDALRATGRDIVFSLSNTGLYDSAPDYVRLAQLWRTTGDIVDTWDSVSRNGFSQDRWAAYTGPGHWSDPDMLVLGKVGWGPNLHPTRLTPDEQYSHMSLWCLLSAPLLLGCDLAQIDDFTLSLLTNDEVLAINQDALGKQATQFSNVDGKVVYAKTLEDGSFAVGLFNRGEAETTVTVKWGPWGNLPTPHVGTTFRVRDLWRQQDRGDFKDQFETKVAPHGVVLVRLIPTP from the coding sequence ATGAAAGCCTCCTCGCTCAATAAATCCTTCTTCGTCGCCGCGCTCGCCTGCGCGGGGTTCTTCCTCGCAGCAGTCGAGCCCCTGGCCGCAACGACCCCGCAAATTCTCACGCCGCCCGCGCCAGCGACGCCGCGGATCAACGGCGCGAGCGTGTTCGGCGTCCGGCCCGGCGCGCCGTTTCTCTACGCCATTCCCGCGACCGGCCAGCGGCCGATGACGTTCGCCGTCGATGGCCTGCCCGACGGGCTCACGCTGGATTCCGCCACCGGCCGGATCACCGGCGCGCTGGCAAAAGCCGGCGAGCACCTCGTCACGCTGCGGGCAAAGAACGCGCTCGGGGAAGCGGAGAGAAAATTCCGGATCGTCGTCGGCGACCGGATCGCGCTCACGCCGCCGATGGGCTGGAGCAGCTGGAATTGCTGGGGCGATGCCGTTAGTCAGGAGCTCGTGCTCAGCTCCGCTCGCGCGATGGCGGAGAAAGGCCTGCGCAACCACGGCTGGACCTACATCAATATCGACGACGGCTGGCAGGGGAAGCGCGGCGGTGAGTTCAACGGTCTTCAGCCCAACAAGAAGTTTCCCGACATGAAGGCGCTTGGCGACGAGATCCATGCGCTCGGGCTCAAGTTCGGCGTTTACTCGAGTCCGTGGCGCGGCACCTATGCGGGCTATCCTGGCGGATCCTCGGACAATGCGGATGGCACCTACGAATGGGTGGAGTCCGGCAACGTGAACGAGTTCTTCAAGCTCAACAAGGACCCGAACGCGGCCGACGCGAAACCCAACTGGGTCAACTGGACGTTTGGCGCGCATTCCTTCGCCACGTCGGATGCCCGACAGTGGGCGCAGTGGGGCGTCGATTACCTGAAATACGATTGGTTTCCAAACGACGTGCCACACGTCCAGGAGATGACGGACGCCCTGCGCGCCACCGGACGCGACATCGTTTTCAGCCTCTCGAACACCGGGCTCTACGACAGCGCTCCGGACTACGTGCGGCTCGCTCAGCTCTGGCGCACAACCGGTGACATTGTCGACACCTGGGACAGCGTCAGCCGCAACGGTTTCTCCCAGGACCGCTGGGCCGCCTACACCGGCCCCGGCCACTGGAGCGATCCTGACATGCTCGTGCTCGGAAAGGTCGGCTGGGGCCCGAACCTCCACCCGACGCGCCTGACGCCCGACGAACAGTATTCCCACATGAGCCTGTGGTGTCTCCTCTCGGCGCCGCTCCTGCTCGGCTGCGACCTCGCGCAGATCGACGACTTCACGCTCAGCCTGCTCACCAATGACGAGGTGCTCGCGATCAACCAGGACGCACTCGGCAAGCAGGCCACGCAGTTCAGCAACGTCGACGGCAAGGTCGTCTACGCCAAGACGCTCGAGGACGGCTCGTTCGCCGTCGGGCTGTTCAACCGCGGCGAGGCCGAGACCACCGTCACCGTAAAATGGGGACCGTGGGGCAATCTCCCGACCCCGCACGTCGGCACGACCTTCCGCGTGCGCGATCTCTGGCGGCAGCAGGACCGCGGCGACTTCAAGGACCAGTTCGAAACCAAGGTCGCGCCGCACGGGGTCGTCCTCGTCCGACTGATCCCCACCCCCTAG
- a CDS encoding TIM-barrel domain-containing protein, translating to MTPEPAFTPLAGEARRHRRLAVTSTSRTKFVLLIGCLLRLGTALHAAAGVDAAGQLVPVVSQHENGFAFARLDRGVQFRVGDVTTNVLLYGPSIVRVNANLGQAHTTQPSLAVVAQPATVTFTVEDSPEALTIRTAKLSVIVAKKSGALTFLGSDGRLLTRERAAAPDEIKEVTISGAPTYEISRTFTLAPDESLYGLGQYNRPYMDYRGQEVLLVQTNIGIVVPFLISTQRYGVLWDIYSKMTFKDDVSGATLWAESAPAGVDYYFIAGDTMDGVIAGYRTLTGAAPMLPKQAFGLFMSKERYPTQERLLEVARTFRQEGFPLDYIVQDWQYWGGADGTWSGMTWNQERFPDPAALTKTLHEELRLKLMVSIWPSVGNNTALARELDAKGLRFAPLHWISKNARVYDAFGPEGRAIYFKHIKQGLLDVGVDALWMDGTEVEVGTACHDPAAVERDIKNLGRNALGDFTRYLNPYSLETTRGTYEGQRGTSDQRVFTLTRSAWAGQQRYAALPWSGDTTASWETLRHQIAGGINIAFAGLPYWTQDTGGFFVNYPDGERNPEYQELYARWNQFAIFNPIYRIHGTNIEREPYRFKAFAPAIYDSLLSAVQLRYALLPYLYSLAWQTTAHDYTMMRGLPMDFPDDPAVRKTDDAFMFGPAFLVHPITHAMYHVSAPPAATIPAEALRTPDDQPGLAVQYFAGVDFGRAVSTSVDEKVEHAWPGPPLANPPSGLDDFDNFSARWTGTVTAPEAGDYEFGVEYDDGARLYLDGKLLVDDWSYGAKRYRSARLTLAAGQQVAVKAEFHQGGQERYFRLGWRTPSESRALAAARKELDNTMSTYLPAGAAWYDFWTNERFAGGATVTKACPLDTFPVYVRAGSIVPMGPADLQYATERPDAPYTIRIYPGANATFTLYEDDNETYAYERGERATYELTWDDAAQTLHLGGRQGSFPGLVAQRQLELVLIGAKTPSAPTIITYTGHPMAVSLAFNESLLAQ from the coding sequence ATGACCCCTGAGCCGGCGTTCACCCCGCTCGCCGGGGAAGCCCGCCGGCACCGACGCCTCGCTGTGACCTCCACATCCCGCACGAAATTCGTACTGCTCATCGGGTGCCTGTTGCGCCTCGGCACCGCGCTGCACGCCGCCGCCGGCGTTGACGCAGCCGGCCAGCTGGTGCCGGTCGTATCCCAACACGAAAACGGCTTCGCTTTCGCGCGCCTCGACCGCGGCGTCCAGTTCCGCGTCGGCGACGTCACCACCAACGTCCTGCTCTACGGCCCGTCGATCGTCCGCGTGAATGCGAACCTCGGCCAGGCGCACACCACGCAGCCCAGCCTCGCGGTGGTCGCCCAACCCGCCACGGTAACCTTCACCGTGGAGGACTCGCCGGAGGCGCTCACGATCCGGACGGCAAAACTGAGCGTCATCGTCGCGAAAAAATCCGGCGCGCTGACCTTCCTCGGCTCCGACGGCCGGCTGCTCACCCGCGAACGCGCCGCCGCTCCGGACGAGATCAAGGAGGTCACGATCTCTGGCGCGCCCACGTACGAAATCAGTCGCACGTTCACGCTCGCGCCGGACGAATCGCTCTACGGTCTCGGCCAGTACAACCGGCCGTACATGGATTATCGCGGCCAGGAAGTCCTCCTCGTTCAGACAAACATCGGGATCGTCGTTCCGTTCCTGATCTCCACCCAACGCTATGGGGTCCTCTGGGACATCTACTCGAAGATGACCTTCAAGGACGACGTCTCCGGTGCCACGCTCTGGGCGGAAAGCGCGCCGGCGGGCGTCGACTACTATTTCATCGCCGGCGACACGATGGACGGCGTGATCGCCGGTTACCGCACGCTCACCGGCGCCGCGCCGATGCTTCCCAAGCAGGCGTTCGGCCTGTTCATGAGCAAGGAGCGCTATCCCACGCAGGAGCGGCTGCTCGAGGTGGCGCGCACCTTCCGCCAGGAAGGGTTCCCCCTCGATTACATCGTGCAGGATTGGCAATACTGGGGCGGCGCCGATGGCACGTGGAGCGGCATGACGTGGAACCAGGAGCGGTTCCCGGATCCCGCGGCGCTCACGAAAACGCTGCACGAGGAGCTGCGCCTGAAGCTCATGGTCTCCATCTGGCCGTCGGTCGGCAACAACACGGCCCTGGCGCGCGAGCTGGACGCGAAGGGGCTGCGCTTTGCCCCGCTGCACTGGATTTCGAAGAACGCGCGCGTCTACGACGCGTTCGGCCCCGAGGGCCGTGCGATCTACTTCAAGCACATCAAGCAAGGACTGCTCGACGTCGGCGTCGACGCACTCTGGATGGACGGCACCGAAGTCGAGGTCGGCACCGCCTGCCACGATCCCGCCGCCGTCGAGCGTGACATCAAGAACCTCGGCCGCAACGCGCTTGGCGACTTCACGCGCTACCTGAATCCCTACAGCCTCGAAACCACCCGCGGAACTTACGAGGGCCAGCGCGGAACGAGCGACCAGCGCGTCTTCACGCTCACCCGCTCCGCCTGGGCCGGCCAGCAGCGTTACGCCGCGCTGCCCTGGTCGGGCGACACGACCGCGAGTTGGGAAACGCTCCGCCATCAGATCGCCGGCGGCATCAACATCGCCTTCGCCGGCCTGCCTTACTGGACGCAGGACACCGGCGGCTTCTTCGTCAACTATCCGGACGGCGAGCGAAACCCGGAATATCAAGAGCTCTACGCCCGCTGGAACCAGTTCGCGATCTTCAACCCGATCTATCGGATCCACGGGACCAATATCGAGCGCGAGCCGTATCGCTTCAAAGCCTTCGCGCCCGCGATCTACGACTCACTTCTCTCCGCGGTCCAGCTCCGCTACGCCCTGCTGCCCTACCTCTACTCGCTCGCGTGGCAGACGACGGCGCACGACTACACGATGATGCGCGGGCTGCCGATGGATTTCCCGGACGATCCGGCGGTGCGGAAAACCGACGATGCCTTCATGTTCGGTCCCGCGTTTCTCGTGCATCCGATCACGCACGCGATGTATCACGTCAGCGCGCCGCCCGCCGCCACGATTCCGGCCGAGGCGCTCCGCACGCCCGACGACCAGCCGGGGCTCGCCGTGCAGTATTTCGCCGGCGTTGATTTTGGCCGCGCCGTCAGCACGAGCGTCGATGAAAAGGTCGAGCACGCCTGGCCCGGTCCGCCGCTTGCCAATCCGCCGTCCGGTCTCGACGACTTCGACAACTTCTCCGCGCGCTGGACCGGCACCGTGACCGCGCCCGAGGCTGGCGACTACGAATTCGGCGTCGAATACGACGACGGCGCGCGCCTTTACCTCGACGGCAAACTGCTCGTCGATGACTGGAGCTACGGCGCCAAGCGCTACCGCAGCGCTCGCCTCACCCTCGCGGCCGGTCAGCAGGTCGCCGTGAAGGCGGAGTTTCACCAGGGCGGACAGGAGCGCTACTTCCGGCTCGGCTGGCGCACGCCGAGCGAGAGTCGCGCCCTCGCCGCAGCCAGGAAGGAACTCGACAACACAATGTCGACCTATCTGCCCGCTGGCGCAGCGTGGTATGACTTCTGGACCAACGAGCGCTTCGCGGGTGGCGCCACGGTCACGAAGGCCTGTCCGCTCGACACGTTCCCGGTTTACGTTCGCGCCGGCTCGATCGTGCCGATGGGCCCGGCCGATCTGCAATATGCGACCGAGCGGCCTGACGCGCCCTACACGATCCGCATTTATCCCGGCGCGAACGCGACCTTCACGCTCTACGAGGACGACAACGAAACCTATGCCTACGAGCGCGGTGAGCGCGCGACCTACGAGCTCACCTGGGACGATGCCGCCCAGACGCTCCATCTCGGCGGTCGCCAGGGTTCGTTCCCCGGTCTGGTCGCGCAACGCCAACTCGAGCTCGTTCTCATCGGAGCGAAAACCCCGTCTGCTCCGACGATCATCACCTACACCGGCCACCCGATGGCCGTTAGCCTCGCCTTCAATGAAAGCCTCCTCGCTCAATAA
- a CDS encoding esterase: MKISLPSALRCIVCSLGLTLTLSAQPSGSRPPPIDSPVVHPDRTATFKFRAPNAQKVELSGQFLRSSQPLQKDESGVWSITVGPIEPNLYPYNFVVDGLGVADPANQDIFPNERFKASLVDIPGEQPSMYAVRDVPHGELTTCYYHSKPLNRTRPLIVYTPPGYRAGTDKYPAFYLVSGTTDTEETWVKVGRVNFILDNLIAAKRAVPMIVVMPYGNMMMGMPRPDTPEVAGMYQVFNEELLGNILPYVEANYRVIADREHRAIAGFSRGGGQSLFTGFNNLDQFAYIGSYSAYLTAAVFDKHFPRVSADPAATNRQLKLLWLGVGKSDFLYPQAIAFMDLMKERKLEHRTLITEGGHTWMNARHYLYETLQLYFK, encoded by the coding sequence ATGAAGATCTCCCTCCCCTCCGCCCTCCGCTGCATCGTCTGCTCGCTCGGGCTGACGCTGACGCTCTCCGCGCAGCCATCCGGCTCGCGGCCGCCGCCGATCGACTCGCCAGTGGTGCACCCCGATCGAACGGCGACGTTCAAATTCCGCGCGCCGAATGCGCAGAAGGTCGAGCTCAGCGGACAGTTCCTGCGGAGCAGTCAGCCGCTGCAGAAAGACGAATCGGGCGTGTGGAGCATCACCGTCGGCCCGATCGAACCCAACCTGTATCCGTACAATTTCGTCGTCGACGGCCTCGGCGTGGCCGATCCGGCGAATCAGGACATCTTCCCGAACGAGCGATTCAAGGCCAGTCTCGTCGACATCCCCGGCGAGCAGCCGTCGATGTATGCCGTTCGCGACGTGCCGCACGGCGAGCTGACCACCTGCTACTATCACTCGAAGCCCCTCAACCGCACGCGGCCTCTGATCGTCTACACGCCGCCCGGCTATCGCGCCGGCACGGACAAGTACCCGGCGTTCTACCTCGTGAGCGGCACGACCGATACCGAGGAGACGTGGGTCAAGGTCGGCCGCGTCAACTTCATCCTCGACAACCTCATCGCCGCCAAGCGCGCGGTGCCGATGATCGTGGTGATGCCCTACGGCAACATGATGATGGGCATGCCGCGCCCGGATACGCCAGAGGTGGCCGGCATGTACCAGGTCTTCAACGAGGAACTGCTCGGCAACATCCTCCCCTACGTCGAGGCAAACTACCGCGTGATCGCCGATCGCGAGCACCGCGCGATCGCCGGATTCTCGCGCGGCGGCGGCCAGTCGCTGTTCACCGGTTTCAACAACCTCGATCAGTTCGCCTACATCGGTTCCTACAGCGCCTACCTCACCGCCGCGGTTTTCGACAAACACTTTCCCCGGGTTTCGGCCGATCCGGCCGCAACGAACCGGCAGCTGAAGCTCCTCTGGCTCGGCGTCGGCAAGTCCGACTTCCTCTATCCGCAGGCGATCGCGTTCATGGACCTCATGAAGGAACGCAAGCTGGAGCACCGCACGCTGATCACCGAGGGCGGCCACACGTGGATGAACGCCCGGCACTATTTGTACGAAACGCTCCAGTTGTACTTCAAATGA